In Cotesia glomerata isolate CgM1 linkage group LG1, MPM_Cglom_v2.3, whole genome shotgun sequence, one genomic interval encodes:
- the LOC123261593 gene encoding uncharacterized protein LOC123261593, producing MRSGLKTLSRRPNTQVAVSLGTGSVLIVGPTASGEDTNPQTWRDCGPTNLKDVNHLKCTTLDQLNSTTTCTSSSTTTTTNSKGTNNAQGLVQLRTVESEDGDEALVDIQETSCYVLEGFFEGDSSASRIEKS from the exons ATGAGATCAGGCTTGAAAACATTGTCACGACGTCCTAATACGCAAG TGGCTGTCAGCCTTGGTACGGGATCGGTTCTCATCGTTGGACCAACAGCGAGTGGGGAAGATACAAATCCACAGACGTGGAGGGATTGTGGACCAACTAACCTCAAGGATGTCAACCATCTGAAATGTACCACTCTAGATCAACTAAACTCAACGACAACTTGTACTTCATCTTCTACCACTACAACTACTAATTCTAAGGGGACAAACAACGCACAAGGATTGGTCCAGCTTAGAACTGTTGAGAGCGAAGATGGAGATGAAGCACTCGTGGACATCCAGGAGACATCCTGCTACGTTCTTGAAGGTTTCTTCGAAGGAGATTCTTCTGCGAGTAGAAtagaaaaatcataa